A portion of the Paenibacillus marchantiae genome contains these proteins:
- a CDS encoding sirohydrochlorin chelatase → MKKPGVLIISHGSQEKTWVESVDDAVSRLNLPVPLPVEAGFLELVEGRLIQDGINRLEAQGVTDILVVPLFVSSGSTHVDEIEYAIGAKDAPERETDLEPFEVNAQIHFGYPVDNDPDIAVMVWDKVKALSQQPEQETILLVGHGSIHDGFRQRWEAGISSLAQRVQEVSGVAHTDYALLNPDSVYDKAKYWSEERGSRVIVAPLFLSAGYFTMKAIPGRLKELDYAYSGETLLPHPLLGKWLERQIQLLLERCNKVRV, encoded by the coding sequence ATGAAGAAACCGGGTGTACTCATCATTAGTCACGGTTCTCAGGAGAAGACCTGGGTAGAATCCGTCGATGACGCGGTCTCCCGGTTGAATCTACCTGTACCCTTGCCCGTTGAAGCCGGGTTTCTTGAGCTTGTGGAGGGACGCCTGATCCAGGACGGTATCAACCGACTGGAAGCACAGGGCGTAACTGATATATTGGTCGTACCTCTGTTTGTTTCGTCCGGTAGTACACATGTGGATGAGATTGAGTATGCCATCGGTGCCAAAGACGCTCCGGAGCGTGAGACGGATCTGGAACCATTCGAGGTGAATGCACAAATTCACTTCGGTTATCCTGTGGATAACGACCCGGATATTGCGGTTATGGTCTGGGACAAGGTAAAGGCCCTGTCGCAGCAACCAGAACAGGAGACGATCCTGTTAGTCGGACATGGGAGTATTCACGATGGATTCCGTCAGCGCTGGGAAGCGGGCATTTCTTCACTCGCACAGCGGGTGCAGGAAGTAAGCGGTGTTGCTCATACCGATTATGCGCTGCTAAATCCGGATAGTGTGTACGACAAGGCGAAATACTGGAGTGAAGAGCGGGGGAGCCGGGTTATTGTGGCGCCGCTGTTTTTGAGTGCCGGTTATTTCACCATGAAGGCGATCCCGGGTCGGCTGAAGGAACTGGATTACGCGTATAGTGGTGAGACACTGCTTCCACATCCTTTATTAGGAAAGTGGCTGGAGCGCCAAATTCAACTTTTACTGGAAAGATGTAATAAGGTTAGGGTTTAA
- the bioF gene encoding 8-amino-7-oxononanoate synthase, whose product MNWMEKELALLADASNERYLRDSAAVPDSPGYTWRGDRVLLNLASNDYLGLARHPAIIDTIREALLTEGGGSGASRLVTGNRPPYGRLEEALATWQHSEAALVFANGYMANSGVIRALVGRDGVVFSDQLNHASIVDGIVLSRAEHARYRHHDMEHLKLLLNKHRDKRRKLIVTDAVFSMDGDQAHLEELVALKQEYGAMLMVDEAHSGGIYGKRGEGLCFKLGLHHDVDVHMGTFSKSFGLYGAYICGSRTLIRFLVNKARPLIYSTALPPSLVAGISTALTLVQEDHWRRERLNSASPLFRSSLSDAGFNVGTGDSPIVPIIVGDNERALRFSEALEAGGIAGIAIRPPTVPDGTARIRFSLSADHTPKELNDASARICKIGLQLGVLSS is encoded by the coding sequence ATGAACTGGATGGAAAAAGAACTTGCGTTATTGGCTGATGCCTCCAATGAACGTTACTTGCGTGATAGTGCCGCTGTTCCAGATTCTCCTGGGTATACGTGGAGAGGAGACCGAGTCCTACTCAACCTGGCCTCCAATGACTACCTGGGACTTGCTCGACATCCCGCTATCATCGATACAATTCGCGAGGCGCTTCTTACCGAAGGAGGAGGCTCGGGCGCATCTCGTCTTGTTACTGGGAATCGACCACCTTATGGCCGTCTGGAAGAAGCGCTGGCCACTTGGCAACATAGTGAAGCTGCACTTGTTTTTGCCAATGGATATATGGCTAATTCTGGTGTCATTCGTGCACTCGTGGGCCGGGATGGTGTCGTTTTTAGTGATCAATTAAACCATGCCAGCATCGTGGACGGTATTGTGCTGAGCCGTGCGGAACATGCCCGGTATCGACATCATGATATGGAACATCTGAAGCTATTATTGAACAAACATCGGGATAAACGACGTAAGCTGATTGTCACGGATGCCGTCTTTTCAATGGATGGTGATCAAGCACACTTGGAAGAGCTCGTTGCGCTCAAACAAGAATACGGGGCAATGCTGATGGTGGATGAGGCGCACAGCGGGGGCATCTACGGGAAACGGGGTGAAGGACTTTGCTTTAAGCTTGGTCTGCATCATGATGTGGATGTGCATATGGGGACGTTTAGCAAATCATTCGGTTTATATGGAGCTTATATCTGCGGCAGCCGAACATTAATCCGCTTTCTCGTTAACAAAGCAAGACCACTTATCTATTCAACGGCATTGCCGCCTTCTCTCGTAGCTGGTATATCAACAGCGTTAACTTTGGTACAAGAGGATCATTGGCGCCGCGAACGCCTCAACTCGGCAAGTCCATTATTTCGTTCTTCGCTTAGTGATGCCGGATTTAACGTTGGGACCGGGGACTCTCCTATTGTGCCGATAATTGTCGGTGATAACGAAAGGGCTCTTCGTTTCAGTGAGGCACTTGAAGCAGGCGGTATTGCTGGGATCGCCATCCGACCGCCTACTGTTCCTGATGGCACAGCGCGAATCCGCTTCTCCTTATCAGCCGACCATACCCCTAAAGAACTGAACGATGCCAGCGCACGAATCTGTAAAATCGGACTGCAGTTAGGAGTGCTGAGCTCATGA
- the bioD gene encoding dethiobiotin synthase, protein MNGFRGLFVTGTDTGVGKTIVTGALVAALRAEKRNIGVWKPVQSGALLGSGETDADRLLQYTGIHERAEHVAPFTFQAPLTPMLAAKQEGVDVTLQEIISAGQQLADRYESVLIEGAGGVAVPLTEDSFVVDLISKLRTPALIVARTGLGTINHTLLTVSYLQQHRVPIVGFILNDGESDEIYNDSSITTNAELIERYCGILFLGRFPRLMDELNTELLIQVIREKIQLTPIRHALTVQSMEEE, encoded by the coding sequence ATGAATGGTTTTCGCGGATTATTCGTAACAGGTACGGACACAGGGGTTGGGAAAACAATCGTTACAGGGGCTCTTGTGGCTGCGCTTCGTGCTGAAAAACGGAATATAGGCGTCTGGAAGCCCGTGCAATCCGGTGCACTTCTTGGCAGCGGAGAAACCGATGCAGATCGCCTGTTGCAATACACCGGAATTCATGAGCGTGCCGAGCATGTGGCGCCATTTACATTCCAAGCTCCACTGACCCCGATGCTCGCTGCTAAGCAGGAGGGGGTGGATGTTACGTTACAGGAGATTATCAGTGCGGGTCAGCAGCTGGCAGATCGATACGAATCGGTACTCATTGAAGGAGCAGGCGGTGTCGCTGTTCCTCTGACCGAAGACTCTTTTGTGGTGGATTTAATCTCGAAGCTACGGACACCGGCTCTGATCGTTGCGCGGACAGGTTTAGGTACGATTAATCATACACTTCTTACAGTGTCATACCTGCAGCAGCATAGGGTACCGATCGTAGGTTTTATTCTTAACGATGGTGAATCTGACGAGATTTATAACGATTCCAGCATCACAACAAACGCGGAGCTGATTGAACGTTATTGCGGCATCCTCTTTCTTGGACGTTTTCCCCGCTTGATGGACGAATTAAATACGGAATTGTTGATCCAGGTGATTCGAGAGAAGATCCAGTTAACACCAATCAGACACGCACTAACAGTTCAATCCATGGAGGAGGAATGA
- the corA gene encoding magnesium/cobalt transporter CorA, translated as MIRTLAISRDHQVSVNVPLTQLDLQDYAWVWADFNQPSEEESQLLDTYFHFHPLAIEDCMHVLQRPKLDYYDNLQFLVLHALNPTTLEAEEVDLFLGANFLVSFHHGALEEVDEAWERLLHHAHERTIWARGPVAAAYTVMDKLVDHYFPSLFAIEDELAELENRGGKESVEDLMNQVFDLRSRLLKLRRTVVPMRDLLYRVVNSQHVQRTGEHTVYFTDIYDHLLKLTDMIEADREMTADLRDSYISLNSNRMNQIMKTLTVITTVFMPLTLIAGIYGMNFAYMPELQWKFGYGAVLLLMFILGGSMVAWFVKRGWFK; from the coding sequence ATGATTCGTACACTCGCCATCTCACGGGATCATCAGGTATCTGTAAATGTACCGCTTACACAGCTGGATCTGCAGGATTACGCTTGGGTATGGGCAGATTTCAATCAGCCTTCCGAAGAGGAAAGCCAGTTGCTCGATACATATTTTCATTTTCATCCATTAGCTATTGAGGATTGTATGCATGTATTGCAGCGACCTAAGCTCGATTATTATGACAATTTGCAGTTCCTCGTGCTGCATGCACTGAATCCGACCACATTGGAAGCGGAAGAGGTGGACCTGTTTCTGGGTGCGAACTTCCTGGTATCCTTTCATCACGGGGCACTGGAGGAAGTCGATGAAGCTTGGGAGAGGTTGCTGCATCATGCGCACGAACGAACCATCTGGGCCCGAGGCCCGGTGGCAGCGGCATATACGGTGATGGACAAGTTGGTCGATCATTATTTCCCGTCTCTGTTTGCCATAGAGGATGAGCTGGCTGAACTGGAGAACCGGGGCGGCAAGGAGTCGGTGGAAGACCTGATGAATCAGGTGTTCGACTTGCGCAGTCGACTGCTGAAGCTTAGACGGACGGTAGTGCCTATGAGGGATCTGCTCTATCGGGTAGTCAATTCTCAGCATGTGCAGAGAACAGGAGAGCATACCGTATATTTTACCGATATCTATGACCATTTGTTGAAGCTGACGGATATGATTGAAGCTGATCGGGAGATGACGGCTGACCTGCGCGACAGTTACATTTCGCTGAATTCCAACCGTATGAACCAGATTATGAAGACCCTCACCGTGATAACAACAGTCTTTATGCCACTGACGCTGATTGCAGGGATCTATGGTATGAACTTTGCTTATATGCCTGAGCTGCAATGGAAGTTTGGGTATGGAGCTGTGCTGCTGTTGATGTTTATTCTGGGCGGAAGCATGGTGGCCTGGTTCGTGAAGCGGGGCTGGTTTAAGTAA
- a CDS encoding DUF3048 domain-containing protein → MKQLKWNKTTSAASLLILALSLVACQNKEMVQIPKPESVPTPIQEEQETEEPATSLYTAPLTGLPVDEAVTRRPLAVMINNAPAARPQSGLSAADIIIEVLAEGGITRFIAIFQSEGGAETVGPVRSIRPYLIELGESYDGVLVHAGGSPDAYSILQKQQKQHMDEISNSGPYFWRSSDRKAPHNLYTSADKLREGADTKGYSHDFKSPVYTYNEEGATSAGEVTKQFDIHYLLESYRVTYDYDEVSGRYMRLVNGKADQDLDNGNPIGAANIIVAGADHKVLDNVGRISVNLEQGGEAMLFQKGKMIRGQWVKKPGDIIRFVQNGSEVALIPGKTFISIVPNQPDFAGHVEIEN, encoded by the coding sequence TTGAAGCAACTGAAATGGAACAAAACGACGTCAGCGGCGTCGCTGCTTATTCTGGCCCTGAGTCTGGTCGCTTGCCAGAATAAGGAGATGGTCCAGATTCCGAAGCCGGAGTCCGTTCCTACACCCATACAGGAAGAACAAGAGACAGAAGAACCTGCCACGTCGCTCTACACAGCACCGCTGACGGGTCTGCCTGTTGATGAAGCAGTAACGCGCCGTCCGCTGGCAGTTATGATTAACAATGCACCTGCAGCCCGGCCCCAGTCAGGTCTGAGTGCGGCAGATATTATTATCGAAGTGCTCGCTGAGGGAGGCATTACTCGTTTTATTGCCATCTTCCAAAGTGAAGGCGGGGCAGAAACGGTTGGACCCGTGCGCAGTATCCGTCCGTATCTGATCGAGCTTGGTGAGAGTTACGATGGGGTATTGGTTCATGCGGGTGGCAGCCCGGATGCCTATTCTATTTTACAAAAGCAGCAGAAACAGCATATGGATGAGATATCGAATAGCGGCCCTTATTTCTGGCGTTCCTCCGATCGCAAAGCACCGCACAATCTATATACGTCGGCGGACAAGCTGAGAGAAGGCGCGGATACCAAAGGCTATAGTCACGACTTTAAGTCCCCTGTATATACGTATAACGAGGAAGGTGCCACGTCCGCGGGAGAGGTGACCAAGCAATTCGATATTCATTATTTATTGGAGAGTTACCGGGTCACGTATGATTATGATGAAGTTAGCGGACGATATATGAGATTGGTGAACGGAAAGGCAGATCAGGATCTGGATAACGGCAATCCCATTGGAGCGGCCAATATTATTGTAGCGGGCGCAGATCACAAGGTGCTCGACAATGTGGGTAGAATTTCCGTTAATTTGGAGCAGGGCGGTGAAGCCATGCTGTTTCAAAAAGGCAAAATGATTCGAGGACAGTGGGTCAAAAAACCAGGTGATATTATTCGATTTGTGCAAAATGGGTCCGAAGTTGCTCTTATACCTGGCAAGACTTTTATTAGTATCGTTCCGAATCAGCCTGATTTTGCAGGGCATGTCGAAATTGAAAATTAA
- the bioA gene encoding adenosylmethionine--8-amino-7-oxononanoate transaminase: MTHYERLAAINKAHLWNPFTQMKDYNNSDPLIIERGEGVMLYDVQGRAYYDGFSSVWLNVHGHNIPELNQAITDQLERVAHSTLLGMANVPAIELAEKLVEISPEGLNKVFYSDSGATGVEIAVKMAFQYWKNRGETGKTKFITMNQAYHGDTIGAVSVGAIPLYHDVFRPMLFPTHVIPYPYIYRHEDGEREAMEATLTALRNVLETSADEIAAIIVEPIVQGASGILIMPEGCLREMAALCRAYGVLFIADEVATGFGRTGAMFACDLEEVSPDLMVIGKGLTGGYLPVAATLATDEVYSAFYADYEEQKTFFHGHSFTGNPLGCAVALANLKLFEERNLVEGVRAKAAFVEQKLSVLKDSPHVGDIRQKGLMLGIELVRDKATREPYDWAERIGVRVTERARELGMLTRPLGNVIVFIPPLASTEAELEAMIDILMQSIFDVTEGGLES; encoded by the coding sequence GTGACACATTATGAACGGCTTGCAGCTATAAATAAGGCCCATTTATGGAACCCTTTTACGCAGATGAAAGATTACAATAACTCTGATCCTCTCATCATTGAACGAGGCGAAGGCGTCATGCTCTATGACGTCCAGGGACGTGCTTATTATGATGGCTTCTCCTCGGTTTGGCTTAATGTTCACGGACATAACATACCCGAGCTGAACCAAGCCATAACGGATCAGTTGGAACGTGTTGCACATTCTACGTTACTCGGAATGGCTAATGTGCCAGCTATTGAACTTGCTGAGAAACTAGTAGAGATTTCCCCAGAGGGATTAAATAAAGTATTTTATTCCGATTCGGGCGCAACGGGTGTTGAGATCGCAGTGAAAATGGCGTTTCAATACTGGAAGAACCGAGGAGAAACCGGTAAAACGAAGTTTATCACGATGAATCAAGCCTATCACGGAGATACGATTGGTGCGGTGAGTGTCGGTGCAATTCCGTTGTACCATGATGTGTTCCGTCCCATGCTATTCCCTACTCACGTCATTCCATATCCTTACATTTATCGACATGAGGACGGCGAGCGGGAAGCCATGGAAGCTACGTTAACCGCATTGCGTAATGTACTTGAAACCAGTGCAGATGAAATCGCGGCTATTATCGTGGAGCCGATTGTGCAAGGAGCTAGCGGCATTCTTATTATGCCGGAGGGCTGTCTACGCGAGATGGCAGCACTTTGCCGTGCATATGGTGTACTGTTCATAGCCGATGAGGTGGCGACAGGCTTCGGCAGGACAGGTGCTATGTTTGCTTGTGATCTCGAAGAAGTTTCACCTGATTTGATGGTGATAGGCAAAGGCCTTACAGGCGGCTACTTACCTGTGGCTGCGACACTGGCAACAGATGAGGTGTACAGCGCATTTTATGCCGATTATGAGGAGCAAAAGACATTTTTCCACGGTCATTCCTTCACAGGTAATCCGCTCGGCTGCGCTGTTGCTTTGGCTAACTTGAAACTATTTGAAGAGCGTAACCTGGTGGAAGGTGTAAGAGCAAAGGCGGCTTTTGTAGAGCAGAAGCTCTCAGTACTTAAAGATTCTCCGCACGTCGGTGATATCAGGCAGAAGGGATTGATGTTAGGAATTGAGCTTGTACGGGATAAAGCAACTCGGGAACCGTACGATTGGGCCGAACGTATTGGCGTTCGGGTAACGGAGCGGGCGAGAGAGCTTGGCATGCTTACGAGACCCCTTGGCAATGTTATTGTGTTCATTCCTCCTCTTGCTAGCACAGAGGCTGAGCTTGAAGCAATGATTGATATCTTGATGCAATCCATTTTTGACGTCACCGAAGGTGGTTTGGAATCATGA
- a CDS encoding YerC/YecD family TrpR-related protein, translating to MQLKKLNDKSIEQLFEAILTLKDIEECYVFFDDLCTVNEIQSMSQRLEVARMLGKGNTYNQIEAETGASTATISRVKRCLNYGNDGYKMTLERLGR from the coding sequence ATGCAGCTGAAAAAGCTAAATGATAAAAGCATTGAACAATTATTTGAGGCTATTTTGACTCTGAAAGATATTGAAGAGTGTTATGTGTTTTTTGATGACCTCTGCACGGTAAACGAGATTCAATCCATGTCCCAGCGGCTGGAAGTAGCGCGTATGCTTGGCAAAGGAAATACCTATAACCAGATTGAAGCTGAGACAGGTGCAAGTACAGCCACGATCTCTCGTGTAAAACGCTGCTTGAACTACGGTAATGACGGTTATAAAATGACACTGGAACGCCTGGGACGTTAA
- a CDS encoding DNA alkylation repair protein encodes MELFKDKYTPALIDRTGERLHHFYPKLDKQQFRELVFAEGWGELEFKARIRRITSALTEVLPDNYEEALHVIEQAAPQMRGVEYLFVPDFIEVNGLAPENYELSMKYLTLFTPYSSSEFAVRPFIERYPIETMKRMMEWTGSSNEHIRRLASEGSRPRLPWGSKLREFITDPTPVLPILYELKQDESLYVRKSVANHLNDISKDHPELVLDLASSWYGQHEHTDWIVRHASRSLLKKGHPKALSLFGYVEQDATHIEHLQLARDTVAIGEDLHFSFDVVNESGQSQMLRIEYEIGYMKANGKQAPKRFKCSDKTFPTGRTKVATKQAFKVITTRKHYAGLHTLTIVVNGQPTATATFVLEQTE; translated from the coding sequence ATGGAACTGTTTAAAGACAAATATACTCCCGCATTAATCGACCGGACAGGAGAAAGGTTACACCACTTCTACCCCAAGTTGGACAAGCAGCAATTTCGTGAACTTGTATTTGCCGAAGGCTGGGGAGAGCTGGAATTCAAAGCTCGTATCCGCCGCATTACGTCGGCATTGACCGAAGTTCTCCCTGACAACTATGAAGAGGCATTACACGTGATTGAACAGGCAGCACCACAGATGCGAGGGGTCGAGTATTTGTTCGTTCCTGATTTTATTGAAGTCAACGGACTTGCGCCGGAAAACTACGAACTATCCATGAAGTACTTAACCCTCTTCACACCTTATTCCAGTTCCGAGTTCGCGGTACGCCCGTTTATTGAACGCTACCCGATCGAAACGATGAAACGCATGATGGAATGGACGGGAAGTTCCAATGAACATATACGCAGGCTTGCCAGTGAGGGCAGCCGTCCACGTCTTCCATGGGGTTCCAAACTTCGGGAATTCATCACCGATCCCACCCCAGTACTTCCCATTCTGTATGAATTGAAGCAGGACGAGTCCCTGTATGTCCGAAAAAGTGTAGCCAATCACCTGAACGACATCTCGAAAGACCATCCAGAACTGGTCCTGGATTTGGCCTCAAGCTGGTACGGACAACATGAACATACGGACTGGATCGTTCGTCATGCAAGCCGCTCATTACTGAAAAAGGGACATCCGAAGGCGCTGAGTCTCTTTGGTTATGTCGAGCAGGATGCGACACATATCGAGCATCTTCAGCTTGCAAGAGATACCGTGGCCATCGGGGAAGATCTTCATTTTTCCTTTGATGTCGTTAATGAAAGTGGTCAGTCACAGATGCTGCGAATCGAATATGAAATCGGATATATGAAAGCAAATGGCAAGCAGGCACCCAAGCGGTTCAAATGCTCTGACAAAACCTTCCCTACCGGAAGAACCAAGGTTGCAACGAAGCAAGCGTTCAAAGTCATTACGACGAGAAAGCATTACGCTGGTTTGCATACGCTAACGATTGTCGTTAATGGACAACCTACAGCTACAGCCACATTTGTATTGGAGCAAACAGAGTAA
- the bioB gene encoding biotin synthase BioB has product MNGECLTMEEGLAVLEASDDEVLPLMQAAFQVRQYFYGKKVKLNMIINAKSGFCPEDCGYCSQSIVSTAPIQKYSLLDKETLLAGAHEAMARKAGTYCIVASGKGPTNKELDQVVEAVKEIRETMPLKICACLGILKDGQAERLAEAGVHRYNHNLNTSKANYPSITTTHTYDQRIETVEKVKAYGMSPCSGVIIGMGESNQEIVEMAFALRKLDADSIPINFLNAIPGTPLEGAGRTPAMKALKVLALFRLICPSKEIRVAGGREINLRTLQPLSLYAANSLFVGDYLTTAGQEISNDHQMIEDLGFEIELNAL; this is encoded by the coding sequence TTGAATGGCGAATGTTTAACAATGGAAGAAGGACTTGCCGTGCTTGAAGCAAGCGACGATGAGGTACTGCCGCTAATGCAAGCGGCTTTCCAAGTGAGGCAATATTTTTACGGCAAAAAAGTGAAGCTGAATATGATCATCAACGCCAAAAGCGGCTTTTGTCCCGAAGACTGCGGTTATTGCTCACAATCCATTGTATCCACCGCTCCCATCCAAAAATACAGCTTGCTCGACAAAGAAACGTTGCTTGCAGGAGCACATGAAGCTATGGCGCGTAAAGCAGGAACCTATTGCATTGTAGCTTCAGGGAAAGGTCCCACGAATAAGGAGCTGGATCAAGTGGTAGAGGCGGTAAAAGAAATCCGTGAAACGATGCCCCTTAAAATCTGTGCTTGTCTAGGAATCTTGAAGGACGGTCAAGCAGAACGTTTGGCTGAGGCAGGTGTGCACCGATACAATCACAACTTGAACACAAGCAAGGCCAATTATCCATCCATAACCACAACGCATACCTATGACCAGCGAATTGAAACTGTGGAAAAGGTTAAAGCATACGGCATGTCTCCCTGTTCTGGTGTCATTATCGGTATGGGTGAGAGTAATCAGGAAATTGTTGAGATGGCTTTCGCGCTCCGTAAGCTTGATGCGGATTCAATTCCGATTAATTTCCTGAATGCAATACCGGGGACCCCTCTGGAAGGAGCAGGACGCACTCCGGCTATGAAGGCGCTTAAGGTACTGGCACTATTTCGGCTCATCTGTCCATCTAAAGAGATTCGTGTTGCGGGTGGACGCGAGATCAACCTCCGTACATTGCAACCTTTGTCACTGTATGCTGCTAATTCACTCTTTGTAGGTGATTATTTAACGACAGCAGGTCAGGAAATATCAAATGATCATCAAATGATTGAAGATTTGGGTTTTGAGATTGAGTTAAATGCACTATAA
- a CDS encoding DUF47 domain-containing protein, giving the protein MKLKKKKDIFFETLENMADTVVQAADYFSQHVSNLQDVTLFANEMKKYESQCDDYVHTVITELNKTFITPIERDDIMELTTTLDDVLDGLEATASRFYMYQLTDPDEYIVQFAEILRQSAYEIQKAIHLLSQKKLLAIREYTIRLNDLENQGDEVLRNCIKNLFATVPDPIELIKRKEIYERLETTTDACEHVANVLESIIMRNS; this is encoded by the coding sequence ATGAAGCTTAAGAAGAAGAAGGATATATTTTTTGAGACACTAGAGAACATGGCAGATACGGTCGTGCAAGCGGCTGATTATTTCTCCCAACATGTTTCCAACCTTCAGGATGTGACTCTTTTTGCCAATGAAATGAAGAAGTACGAGTCCCAGTGTGATGATTATGTGCATACCGTCATTACAGAGCTCAACAAGACATTTATCACGCCGATCGAACGCGATGATATTATGGAACTGACAACAACACTTGATGACGTATTGGACGGGCTTGAAGCAACGGCTTCCCGTTTCTATATGTACCAACTGACTGACCCGGACGAATATATTGTTCAATTCGCTGAAATTTTGCGCCAATCGGCTTACGAAATTCAGAAGGCCATTCACTTGCTGTCTCAGAAAAAATTGCTGGCGATTCGCGAGTACACGATTCGTCTGAACGATCTGGAAAACCAGGGCGACGAAGTGCTGCGCAACTGTATCAAGAACCTTTTTGCTACCGTGCCTGATCCGATTGAATTGATCAAGCGCAAAGAAATCTATGAACGTCTTGAGACGACAACGGATGCTTGTGAACATGTTGCCAATGTGCTTGAATCCATCATCATGCGTAATTCTTAA
- a CDS encoding DoxX family protein, with translation MFSFNQWLRENKVAMWILTVLRVYIGYDWMTHGWGKLTGGFQAGGFLAGAVGKATGENPTVQAWWGTFLENFAVPNAGLFDFIIPLGEFLVGLGLILGCFTTLAALMAMVMNFAFLFSGTVSTNAQLVLMEIFLVVAGANAGKIGLDHWVMPYLRGLFTRNKGSQPKDTPAINHTHKTA, from the coding sequence ATGTTCAGCTTCAACCAATGGCTTAGAGAAAACAAAGTGGCAATGTGGATTTTGACAGTACTTCGGGTGTATATCGGTTACGACTGGATGACACATGGCTGGGGCAAATTAACAGGAGGATTCCAAGCTGGCGGATTCCTTGCAGGCGCTGTAGGAAAAGCAACGGGTGAAAACCCAACCGTTCAAGCTTGGTGGGGAACATTCCTTGAGAACTTCGCGGTACCAAATGCAGGACTGTTCGACTTCATCATCCCGCTGGGTGAATTCCTTGTAGGTCTGGGTCTCATTCTTGGATGCTTTACAACACTTGCAGCACTGATGGCGATGGTCATGAACTTCGCGTTCCTCTTCTCGGGAACAGTAAGCACGAATGCTCAATTAGTTCTGATGGAAATCTTCCTTGTAGTCGCTGGTGCGAATGCTGGTAAAATCGGTTTGGATCATTGGGTAATGCCTTACCTTCGCGGATTGTTCACTCGCAATAAAGGCAGTCAGCCTAAAGATACACCAGCGATAAATCATACACACAAAACAGCCTAA
- a CDS encoding inorganic phosphate transporter, producing the protein METTIWVLGIVVFLALAFDFINGFHDTANAIATSVSTRALTPRRAILMAAVMNFVGAMMFTGVAKTIGGSVTDPTTLDNGIEVVIVTLIAAIIWNLVTWWFGIPSSSSHALIGALAGAVLVGAGADKVKWSGFIDIVGGLLLSPLIAFAIGYVVMTILKYIFAKRSPHNVNKGFRTVQIFTAALQAFTHGTNDAQKAMGIITFALVAAGVQDHLDVPLWVKISAATAMALGTSIGGWKIIKTMGTKIFKIEPINGFAADLSAASVIFSATLLHLPVSTTHAITSAILGVGSAKRFSAVKWGLAGRIIITWFITIPITGALAGLLYWIIF; encoded by the coding sequence ATGGAAACAACGATTTGGGTATTGGGTATAGTCGTCTTCCTTGCACTGGCGTTTGACTTCATCAACGGATTCCACGACACGGCGAATGCCATTGCAACTTCGGTCTCGACCCGAGCACTGACGCCACGCCGAGCTATTCTTATGGCTGCGGTGATGAACTTTGTCGGTGCCATGATGTTTACGGGAGTTGCGAAGACGATTGGGGGGAGTGTAACCGACCCCACCACGCTAGATAACGGGATCGAGGTCGTCATAGTCACCTTGATAGCGGCAATTATCTGGAACCTGGTTACATGGTGGTTTGGTATTCCGTCCTCTTCCTCACATGCATTGATTGGAGCCCTTGCAGGAGCTGTACTCGTTGGCGCAGGCGCTGATAAAGTCAAATGGAGTGGATTCATTGACATCGTCGGAGGATTGTTATTATCACCTCTGATCGCATTTGCCATCGGTTATGTGGTCATGACCATTCTCAAATATATTTTTGCCAAACGCAGTCCGCATAATGTGAACAAAGGTTTCCGTACGGTACAGATTTTCACAGCAGCGCTCCAGGCGTTTACGCATGGTACCAATGATGCGCAGAAGGCAATGGGGATTATTACTTTTGCACTGGTCGCAGCAGGCGTACAGGATCATCTGGATGTTCCGTTGTGGGTTAAAATCTCCGCGGCAACAGCGATGGCACTCGGTACTTCCATCGGTGGTTGGAAAATCATTAAAACGATGGGAACCAAAATTTTTAAAATTGAACCGATTAACGGCTTTGCAGCTGATCTTTCAGCCGCATCTGTTATTTTCTCGGCAACCTTGCTCCACCTGCCGGTGAGTACAACTCACGCAATCACATCTGCCATTCTGGGTGTTGGTTCCGCGAAGCGTTTCTCAGCCGTGAAATGGGGACTTGCCGGACGTATCATTATTACGTGGTTTATTACGATTCCGATTACCGGGGCGCTGGCAGGATTGTTGTACTGGATCATTTTCTAA